The following proteins are encoded in a genomic region of Actinomadura sp. NAK00032:
- a CDS encoding DNA polymerase III subunit alpha yields the protein MHIHVASCYSLRYGVAPPAALAERAAGLGMETLALTDRDGLYGAVRHVMACADAGIGAVVGADLRVVSTGEERVVVLAEGRAGWRSLCRLVSAAHAAGGRGNPVVTREMVGAHAAGLIVLLGPASDVGRAVAGRRPGVAAARLDAWRATAETAVEIVNHHGRGEGPRAARMLALARAAGVPAVLGNAVRYLEPADHPVAQVLDVTRKLVPLDRRHLDDQTGHAYLKSVPQMYRAAELACGPDEAAALLAATRRLSERCVLDPGRDLGMDDVHLPAAGDDPYARLVARCADGMARRGLGGSARAAGRLDAELGVIARKGLASYFLTVADAAALIRERGIRCAIRGSGAGSLVNYLIGIGDLDPLRHDLLMERFLADSREGLPDIDLDVESARRLEAYQALFDRFGAESTACVSMMETYRARSALRDVGNALGLPPAEIDAIAKAFPRIRASQIRTALDDLPELRQSNLAAGRLEVLFRIAERLDGLPRHIAMHPCGVLLSNPTLRDRTPIEQAAVGFPMSQFDKDDVEAMGLLKLDVLGVRMQSAMAHAVAEAARVSGERIVLEDVPRDDPATFALIRTSRTLGCFQIESPGQRDLIGRLQPRDLDDLVIDISLFRPGPVNSDMVSPFLEARAGTREPAYPHPDLEPALRESLGVVVFHEQVLRVIDVMTGCGLSRAEAARRSLGGERGQAVVGAWFRERALARGYDTATVDGVWRMLTAFGAFGFCKAHAASFALPTYQSAWLKRHHPAAFYAGVLTHDPGMYPKRVILDDARHFGVPILPLDVNRSAADWHAEPVSAGGPAGIRVSLSEVKGISETEVGKIVEARPYASLGDFWRRARVSRPTAERLVLAGAFDAVHDRVPRRDLLCRVGALDRATARTAPVEGQLALADDAGLELDLAEEIPAGELPPMTPAEVVEAELDILGMDVSRHVLTFYAGLLAALGVVRAADLPGRPAGSEVLVAGVKVATQTPAVRSGQRVIFATLDDATGPVDLTFFESVQDRCAATVFGSWLLVARGRVRHAGDSAVSITANACWDLNVLHEEWRRGGPDALRVALRGAAPRGRPVGRRIIQPTGFAMSPYSDIGHAGPAVKRPPRAALWHASPGSSGS from the coding sequence GTGCACATTCATGTCGCTTCGTGCTATTCGCTCCGCTACGGCGTCGCCCCGCCGGCGGCGCTGGCGGAGCGCGCGGCCGGCCTCGGCATGGAGACGCTCGCGCTGACCGACCGCGACGGGCTGTACGGCGCCGTCCGCCACGTCATGGCGTGCGCGGACGCGGGCATCGGGGCGGTCGTCGGGGCCGATCTGCGGGTCGTCTCCACCGGCGAGGAACGCGTCGTGGTGCTCGCCGAGGGCCGGGCCGGGTGGCGGTCGCTGTGCCGGCTGGTGTCGGCGGCGCACGCGGCGGGCGGGCGCGGGAACCCGGTGGTGACGCGGGAGATGGTCGGCGCGCACGCCGCGGGGCTGATCGTGCTGCTCGGCCCGGCGTCCGACGTGGGGCGGGCGGTCGCCGGGCGGCGTCCGGGCGTCGCGGCCGCGCGGCTGGACGCCTGGCGCGCCACCGCCGAGACCGCGGTGGAGATCGTGAACCACCACGGCCGGGGCGAGGGGCCGCGGGCCGCCCGGATGCTGGCGCTCGCCCGCGCGGCCGGGGTGCCCGCGGTGCTCGGCAACGCCGTCCGCTACCTGGAGCCCGCCGACCACCCGGTCGCGCAGGTGCTGGACGTCACCCGCAAGCTCGTCCCGCTGGACCGGCGGCACCTGGACGACCAGACCGGGCACGCGTATTTGAAGTCGGTCCCGCAGATGTACCGGGCGGCCGAGCTGGCCTGCGGCCCCGACGAGGCGGCGGCGCTGCTCGCGGCGACGCGGCGGCTGTCCGAGCGCTGCGTCCTGGACCCGGGCCGCGACCTCGGCATGGACGACGTCCACCTGCCCGCCGCCGGCGACGACCCGTACGCGCGGCTCGTCGCCCGGTGCGCGGACGGGATGGCCCGGCGCGGGCTCGGCGGCTCGGCGCGGGCCGCCGGGCGGCTGGACGCCGAGCTCGGCGTCATCGCCCGCAAGGGCCTGGCCTCCTACTTCCTCACCGTCGCCGACGCCGCCGCGCTGATCAGGGAGCGCGGCATCCGCTGCGCGATCCGCGGCTCCGGCGCGGGCAGCCTGGTCAACTACCTGATCGGCATCGGCGACCTCGACCCGCTGCGGCACGACCTGCTCATGGAGCGGTTCCTCGCCGACAGCCGGGAGGGGCTGCCCGACATCGACCTGGACGTGGAGTCGGCGCGGCGGCTGGAGGCGTACCAGGCCCTGTTCGACCGGTTCGGCGCGGAGAGCACGGCGTGCGTGTCGATGATGGAGACCTACCGGGCGCGCAGCGCGCTCCGCGACGTCGGCAACGCCCTCGGGCTCCCGCCCGCCGAGATCGACGCGATCGCCAAGGCGTTCCCGCGGATCCGGGCGAGCCAGATCCGCACGGCGCTGGACGACCTGCCCGAGCTGCGGCAGAGCAACCTCGCGGCGGGCCGGCTGGAGGTGCTGTTCCGGATCGCCGAGCGGCTGGACGGCCTGCCCCGCCACATCGCGATGCACCCGTGCGGCGTGCTGCTGTCGAACCCGACCCTGCGGGACCGGACGCCGATCGAGCAGGCCGCCGTCGGGTTCCCGATGAGCCAGTTCGACAAGGACGACGTCGAGGCGATGGGGCTGCTGAAGCTCGACGTCCTCGGCGTCCGGATGCAGTCGGCGATGGCGCACGCGGTCGCGGAGGCCGCGCGGGTGTCGGGGGAGCGGATCGTGTTGGAGGACGTCCCGCGCGACGACCCGGCGACGTTCGCGCTGATCCGCACGTCCCGCACGCTCGGCTGCTTCCAGATCGAGTCGCCCGGCCAGCGCGACCTGATCGGTCGGCTCCAGCCCCGCGACCTGGACGACCTCGTCATCGACATCTCGCTGTTCCGTCCCGGCCCGGTCAACTCCGACATGGTGTCGCCGTTCCTGGAGGCGCGCGCCGGCACCCGCGAGCCCGCCTACCCGCACCCCGACCTCGAACCGGCGCTGCGGGAGAGCCTCGGCGTGGTCGTGTTCCACGAGCAGGTGCTCCGCGTCATCGACGTGATGACCGGGTGCGGGCTGTCGCGGGCGGAGGCGGCGCGGCGGAGCCTCGGCGGCGAGCGGGGCCAGGCCGTCGTCGGCGCCTGGTTCCGGGAGCGGGCGCTGGCGCGCGGCTACGACACGGCGACCGTCGACGGCGTCTGGCGGATGCTGACCGCGTTCGGCGCGTTCGGCTTCTGCAAGGCGCACGCGGCGTCGTTCGCGCTGCCCACCTACCAGTCGGCCTGGCTGAAGCGGCACCATCCGGCCGCCTTCTACGCGGGCGTCCTCACCCATGACCCCGGCATGTACCCCAAGCGGGTCATCCTCGACGACGCGCGGCATTTCGGCGTGCCGATCCTGCCGCTGGACGTCAACCGGTCGGCCGCCGACTGGCACGCCGAGCCCGTCTCGGCGGGCGGTCCGGCCGGGATCCGGGTGTCGCTGAGCGAGGTCAAGGGCATCTCCGAGACCGAGGTCGGGAAGATCGTCGAGGCGCGGCCGTACGCGTCGCTGGGCGACTTCTGGCGGCGCGCCCGCGTCTCCCGCCCGACCGCCGAGCGGCTCGTGCTCGCCGGGGCGTTCGACGCCGTCCACGACCGGGTCCCGCGCCGCGACCTGCTCTGCCGCGTCGGCGCCCTCGACCGCGCCACCGCCCGCACGGCCCCCGTCGAGGGGCAGCTCGCCCTCGCCGACGACGCCGGGCTGGAACTCGACCTCGCCGAGGAGATCCCGGCCGGGGAGCTGCCGCCGATGACGCCGGCCGAGGTCGTCGAGGCGGAGCTGGACATCCTCGGCATGGACGTCAGCCGGCACGTGCTGACCTTCTACGCCGGGCTGCTCGCCGCGCTCGGCGTCGTCCGCGCCGCCGACCTGCCGGGACGTCCCGCCGGGAGCGAGGTCCTGGTCGCCGGGGTGAAGGTCGCCACGCAGACCCCGGCGGTGCGGTCCGGGCAGCGGGTCATCTTCGCCACGCTGGACGACGCGACCGGCCCCGTCGACCTCACGTTCTTCGAGTCGGTGCAGGACCGGTGCGCCGCGACGGTGTTCGGCTCCTGGCTGCTGGTCGCCCGGGGCCGCGTCCGCCATGCCGGGGACTCCGCCGTCTCGATCACCGCGAACGCCTGCTGGGACCTGAACGTCCTGCACGAGGAGTGGCGCCGCGGCGGGCCGGACGCCCTCCGCGTCGCGCTGCGGGGCGCCGCGCCGCGGGGCCGGCCGGTGGGGCGCCGGATCATCCAGCCGACGGGCTTCGCGATGTCGCCGTACTCCGACATCGGCCACGCGGGACCGGCCGTCAAGCGTCCGCCGCGGGCCGCGCTCTGGCACGCCAGCCCCGGCTCCTCGGGCTCCTGA
- a CDS encoding DUF6504 family protein produces the protein MTRVFGDPVEVWVSDGRPVRFVWRGRLYAVRRVLEHWVTTRDWWREQQPAGEATGEREFWRVEATPDREIGVYELRYDAAADSWLLSRVWD, from the coding sequence ATGACACGCGTGTTCGGCGATCCGGTCGAGGTCTGGGTGAGCGACGGCCGTCCGGTCCGGTTCGTCTGGCGCGGCAGGCTCTACGCCGTGCGGCGGGTGCTGGAGCACTGGGTCACGACCCGTGACTGGTGGCGGGAGCAGCAGCCCGCCGGCGAGGCCACCGGGGAGCGGGAGTTCTGGCGGGTCGAGGCGACCCCGGACAGGGAGATCGGCGTCTACGAGCTGCGTTATGACGCGGCCGCCGACAGCTGGCTGCTCTCCCGGGTATGGGACTGA
- a CDS encoding TetR family transcriptional regulator: MSAVPAGDPSGPTHGTSSAQERALAGLRERKKQRTRLALVDAALELFLAKGYEATTIDEIVAAVEVSQRTFFRYFATKEDVVTGFLAEHDQLLGEALAARPPEERPFTALFESLRIVLETIAEGEPAESGRFRRVRQVIESTPSLMAAQMARYSASAEALAAEIARREGVDLADDLRPRILVAFYLAAVKIAFEECARREIWDPGTVAARVEQAVTLAGRTMRDWV, encoded by the coding sequence ATGAGCGCCGTCCCCGCCGGCGACCCGTCCGGCCCCACGCACGGCACCTCGTCGGCGCAGGAGCGCGCGCTGGCCGGCCTCCGCGAGCGCAAGAAGCAGCGGACCCGCCTCGCGCTCGTCGACGCCGCCCTGGAGCTGTTCCTCGCCAAGGGCTACGAGGCCACGACGATCGACGAGATCGTGGCGGCGGTGGAGGTGTCGCAGCGGACGTTCTTCCGTTACTTCGCCACCAAGGAGGACGTCGTCACCGGCTTCCTGGCCGAGCACGACCAGCTGCTCGGCGAGGCGCTCGCCGCCCGCCCGCCCGAGGAGCGGCCCTTCACCGCGCTGTTCGAGTCGCTGCGCATCGTGCTGGAGACGATCGCGGAGGGCGAGCCGGCGGAGAGCGGCCGGTTCCGCCGCGTCCGGCAGGTGATCGAGTCGACGCCGTCGCTGATGGCCGCGCAGATGGCGCGCTACTCGGCCTCGGCGGAGGCGCTCGCCGCCGAGATCGCCCGGCGCGAGGGCGTGGACCTGGCCGACGACCTGCGGCCGCGGATCCTCGTCGCGTTCTACCTGGCGGCGGTGAAAATCGCGTTCGAGGAGTGCGCCCGCCGCGAGATCTGGGACCCCGGGACGGTCGCGGCCCGGGTCGAGCAGGCCGTCACCCTCGCGGGCCGCACGATGCGCGACTGGGTCTGA
- a CDS encoding quinone oxidoreductase — MRAIVITRNGGPEVLEPVERPAPEPGPGEVLVDVAAAGVNFIDVYFRTGAYPHGLPYTPGMEAAGTVTAVGDGVGEFSVGDRVAWADVQGAYAAQAVVPADRAVPVPDGVGLEDAAASLLQGMTAHYLTRSTYPIRPGDTVLVHAAAGGMGLLLTQTAKALGARVIGTASTPEKERLAKDAGADVTMPYDGFAGRVRELTDGEGVAAVYDGVGAPTFDGSLESLRRRGTLALYGAAGGPVPPFDPQRLNKAGSLFLTRPTLAHYVDKREELLERAADVYGWIASGAVNVHVGHRYDLADAGAAHADLQARRTTGKLLLIP; from the coding sequence ATGCGCGCGATCGTCATCACCCGCAACGGCGGACCCGAGGTCCTGGAGCCGGTGGAGCGTCCCGCTCCCGAGCCCGGCCCCGGCGAGGTCCTGGTCGACGTGGCGGCGGCCGGCGTCAACTTCATCGACGTGTACTTCCGGACGGGCGCCTACCCGCACGGCCTCCCGTACACGCCGGGCATGGAGGCGGCCGGGACGGTCACGGCCGTCGGCGACGGCGTCGGCGAGTTCTCGGTGGGCGACCGCGTCGCCTGGGCCGACGTGCAGGGCGCCTACGCGGCGCAGGCCGTCGTCCCGGCGGACCGGGCCGTCCCCGTCCCGGACGGCGTCGGGCTGGAGGACGCGGCGGCGTCGCTGCTGCAGGGCATGACCGCGCACTACCTGACCCGGTCGACGTATCCGATCCGGCCGGGCGACACCGTGCTCGTCCACGCGGCGGCGGGCGGCATGGGCCTGCTGCTCACCCAGACCGCCAAGGCCCTCGGCGCCCGCGTGATCGGCACGGCGTCCACCCCGGAGAAGGAGCGGCTCGCCAAGGACGCGGGCGCGGACGTCACGATGCCCTACGACGGTTTCGCCGGCCGGGTGCGGGAGCTGACCGATGGAGAGGGCGTCGCCGCCGTGTACGACGGTGTCGGCGCGCCCACGTTCGACGGGAGCCTGGAGAGCCTGCGGCGGCGCGGCACCCTCGCGCTGTACGGGGCGGCCGGCGGCCCGGTGCCGCCGTTCGACCCGCAGCGCCTCAACAAGGCGGGGTCACTGTTCCTGACACGGCCGACGCTCGCCCACTATGTGGACAAGCGCGAGGAGCTGCTGGAGCGCGCCGCCGACGTCTACGGCTGGATCGCGTCCGGCGCCGTGAACGTGCACGTCGGGCACCGCTACGACCTCGCCGACGCGGGCGCGGCGCACGCCGATCTGCAGGCGCGGCGCACCACCGGCAAGCTCCTGCTGATTCCCTGA
- a CDS encoding DUF4389 domain-containing protein: MTTTAAGPLEQDEPRVLGPYRLLGRLGRGGMGTVYLGAEPDGRRVAVKVVNRDLAGEPAFLARFRREVTAARRVHRFCTAPVLDAELDQDPPYIVTEYIDGPSLEKAVREKGALPGSDLEGIAVGVATALAAIHGAGIVHRDLKPANVLLSSTGPRVIDFGIARALDAPDGPTRTGQFVGTPSYIAPEVLRGEPVEQASDVFSWGCVVAYAGTGRPPFQGKTVAETFHRIGHEDPDLAGLDPRLREVVAAALGKDPAARPTARQLLTRLVGQEQADPERTAETISMSWRGTHPAEPAAEPAPAAGPPPAAEAVRDAEQPRPVPAPVAAEKAEPQTGSEAGSAAGEQTVTVDLPFPAQWKGPRRWFTLLRGLLVLPHLIVMLVMYALLVVVMPLSWLVIPFTGRYPRPLYGLVVGCQRWSSRVIAYAFGLTGEALPPFRTLPRARRAR, encoded by the coding sequence ATGACGACGACCGCCGCCGGCCCGCTGGAGCAGGACGAACCCCGCGTCCTCGGCCCCTACCGCCTGCTCGGGCGGCTCGGCCGCGGCGGCATGGGCACCGTCTACCTCGGCGCCGAGCCCGACGGCCGGCGGGTCGCGGTGAAGGTCGTCAACCGCGACCTCGCCGGCGAGCCGGCGTTCCTCGCCCGGTTCCGCCGCGAGGTGACCGCCGCGCGGCGCGTCCACCGGTTCTGCACCGCGCCCGTCCTGGACGCCGAGCTCGACCAGGACCCGCCCTACATCGTCACCGAGTACATCGACGGGCCGAGCCTGGAGAAGGCCGTCCGGGAGAAGGGGGCGCTGCCCGGCTCCGACCTGGAGGGCATCGCGGTCGGCGTCGCCACCGCGCTCGCCGCCATCCACGGCGCCGGCATCGTGCACCGCGACCTCAAACCCGCCAACGTCCTGCTGTCCTCCACCGGCCCCCGCGTCATCGACTTCGGCATCGCCCGCGCCCTCGACGCCCCCGACGGCCCGACCCGCACCGGCCAGTTCGTCGGGACCCCGTCCTACATCGCGCCCGAGGTGCTGCGCGGCGAACCGGTCGAGCAGGCGTCGGACGTGTTCTCGTGGGGCTGCGTCGTCGCCTACGCCGGGACGGGACGTCCCCCGTTCCAGGGCAAGACGGTCGCGGAGACGTTCCACCGCATCGGCCACGAGGACCCCGACCTCGCCGGCCTCGACCCGCGGCTGCGCGAGGTCGTCGCCGCCGCGCTCGGCAAGGACCCGGCCGCCCGGCCGACCGCCCGGCAGCTCCTCACCCGCCTCGTCGGGCAGGAGCAGGCCGACCCGGAGCGCACCGCCGAGACGATCTCGATGTCGTGGCGGGGCACGCATCCGGCGGAGCCTGCCGCCGAGCCTGCCCCGGCCGCGGGGCCGCCGCCCGCCGCCGAGGCCGTCCGGGACGCCGAGCAGCCGCGCCCCGTCCCCGCGCCCGTCGCGGCGGAGAAGGCGGAACCGCAGACGGGCTCGGAGGCCGGCTCGGCGGCGGGCGAGCAGACCGTCACGGTCGACCTGCCGTTCCCCGCCCAGTGGAAGGGCCCGAGGCGCTGGTTCACCCTGCTCAGGGGCCTGCTCGTCCTCCCCCACCTGATCGTCATGCTGGTCATGTACGCGCTGCTCGTCGTCGTGATGCCGCTCAGCTGGCTGGTGATCCCGTTCACCGGCCGCTACCCGCGCCCGCTGTACGGGCTGGTCGTCGGCTGCCAGCGCTGGTCGAGCCGCGTCATCGCGTACGCGTTCGGGCTCACCGGAGAGGCGCTCCCGCCGTTCCGCACCCTCCCGCGCGCCCGCCGGGCCCGCTGA
- a CDS encoding serine/threonine-protein kinase — protein MTTHAGENGEALRPEDPAELGPYRLIGRLGRGGMGTVYLGEDAGGRRVAVKVINRELAGEGSFRERFRREVTAARQVRRFCTAPVIDAELDRDPLYVVTEYIEGPSLERAVAERGRLPGSDLEGIAVGVATALAAIHGAGIVHRDLKPANVLLSSTGPRVIDFGIARALDAADGPTRTGQFVGTPNYLPPELLRGEPVSPASDVFSWGCVVAYAGTGSAPFTGNTVPEILYRVVHEEPKLDGLDPALRDVVAAALDKDPRRRPSVQDVLARLVGNGTTDPATLAETVQAGWHAPAGAAAGAAGTGAAGAPRPPSATATAPTVFQQQPHAVHGADTTRRDARPGPPPGGGPPRRPLLIGGAAVAAVVLLAVLAFTVFRSDGPPENLATAFGDAFADSASGWGDTYDKTYGYADGKYRMQTKNTTGVVARWVPKDKVEDFPDPMLATVTVSVGQGPADGMFGLLCRANQDGKTQYMFLVRNDGKGAVLRKVNGDLGTKDLATPDSVPGYEAGKPNKVQAACEGKEEDGPSVRLRLWVNGEKVLDEVDTDQPLANGWVGLQVERGGNPAEQIVADFDDFDMSKILG, from the coding sequence ATGACCACGCACGCAGGAGAGAACGGTGAGGCCCTGCGCCCCGAGGACCCCGCGGAACTCGGCCCCTACCGGCTGATCGGGCGGCTCGGCCGCGGCGGCATGGGCACGGTCTACCTCGGCGAGGACGCCGGCGGGCGCCGCGTCGCGGTGAAGGTGATCAACCGGGAGCTGGCCGGGGAGGGCTCGTTCCGGGAGCGGTTCCGGCGCGAGGTGACGGCGGCGCGGCAGGTCCGCCGGTTCTGCACCGCGCCCGTCATCGACGCCGAGCTCGACCGCGACCCCCTGTACGTCGTCACCGAGTACATCGAGGGCCCGAGCCTGGAGCGCGCCGTCGCCGAGCGCGGTAGGCTGCCCGGCTCCGACCTGGAGGGCATCGCGGTCGGCGTCGCCACCGCCCTCGCCGCCATCCACGGCGCCGGCATCGTGCACCGCGACCTCAAGCCCGCCAACGTGCTGCTGTCCTCCACCGGCCCCCGCGTCATCGACTTCGGCATCGCCCGCGCCCTCGACGCCGCCGACGGGCCCACCCGCACCGGCCAGTTCGTCGGGACGCCGAACTACCTGCCGCCCGAGCTGCTGCGCGGCGAACCGGTCAGCCCCGCGTCCGACGTGTTCTCGTGGGGCTGCGTCGTCGCCTACGCCGGGACGGGGTCCGCGCCGTTCACGGGCAACACCGTCCCGGAGATCCTCTACCGGGTCGTGCACGAGGAGCCGAAGCTGGACGGGCTCGACCCCGCCCTGCGCGACGTCGTCGCCGCCGCGCTCGACAAGGACCCGCGCCGCCGGCCGTCCGTCCAGGACGTCCTCGCGCGCCTCGTCGGCAACGGCACGACCGACCCGGCGACGCTCGCCGAGACCGTCCAGGCGGGCTGGCACGCCCCCGCCGGAGCCGCCGCGGGGGCGGCGGGGACGGGAGCCGCCGGGGCGCCCCGGCCGCCGTCCGCCACGGCCACCGCGCCGACGGTGTTCCAGCAGCAGCCCCACGCCGTGCACGGCGCCGACACCACTCGCCGCGACGCCCGGCCCGGCCCGCCGCCGGGCGGCGGGCCGCCCCGGCGCCCGCTGCTCATCGGCGGCGCGGCCGTCGCCGCGGTGGTGCTGCTCGCCGTCCTCGCGTTCACCGTCTTCCGGTCGGACGGCCCGCCCGAGAACCTGGCCACCGCGTTCGGCGACGCGTTCGCCGACTCCGCGTCCGGCTGGGGCGACACCTACGACAAGACCTACGGCTACGCCGACGGCAAGTACCGGATGCAGACCAAGAACACCACCGGAGTCGTCGCGCGCTGGGTGCCGAAGGACAAGGTGGAGGACTTCCCCGACCCGATGCTCGCGACCGTCACGGTGTCGGTCGGGCAGGGCCCCGCGGACGGCATGTTCGGCCTCCTCTGCCGCGCGAACCAGGACGGCAAGACGCAGTACATGTTCCTCGTCCGCAACGACGGCAAGGGCGCGGTGCTCCGCAAGGTCAACGGGGACCTCGGCACGAAGGACCTCGCGACGCCCGACTCCGTCCCCGGCTACGAGGCCGGGAAGCCCAACAAGGTGCAGGCCGCCTGCGAGGGCAAGGAGGAGGACGGCCCGTCGGTCCGGCTGCGGCTCTGGGTGAACGGCGAGAAGGTGCTCGACGAGGTCGACACCGACCAGCCGCTCGCCAACGGCTGGGTGGGGCTCCAGGTCGAGCGGGGCGGCAACCCGGCCGAGCAGATCGTCGCCGACTTCGACGACTTCGACATGTCGAAGATCCTCGGCTAG
- a CDS encoding alpha/beta hydrolase has translation MDVTDDVLGPGYEAIELPMGRDAEGEVVATLVRRRGTDPSRRAVLYLHGFVDYFFQKHLADFYLDLGFDFYALDLRKYGRSLRPHQTPNYIESLSDYFPEIGEAVRIIRDVDGHDALLLNGHSTGGLIAALWADRVAGKGLVDGLFLNSPFFDLAEPLVLRKAGAGLARALRSRFPKAKLPAGVSDRYPRSIHREHDGEWEFDLAWKPLVGFPVRAAWLAAVRRGQLRLHRGLDVDVPVLVMASTRSVRPSRRVLDVTAADAVLDVEHMARYAPRIGRHVTLVRIDGGLHDLVLSAEPARTRVFEELARWTNGYLPAR, from the coding sequence GTGGACGTGACGGACGACGTGCTCGGCCCCGGCTACGAGGCGATCGAGCTGCCGATGGGCCGGGACGCCGAGGGCGAGGTGGTCGCGACGCTGGTGCGGCGGCGCGGCACCGACCCGTCCCGCCGGGCGGTGCTGTACCTGCACGGGTTCGTCGACTACTTCTTCCAGAAGCACCTGGCCGACTTCTACCTGGACCTCGGCTTCGACTTCTACGCGCTCGACCTGCGCAAGTACGGGCGCTCGCTGCGCCCGCACCAGACGCCGAACTACATCGAGAGCCTCTCGGACTACTTCCCGGAGATCGGCGAGGCCGTCCGGATCATCCGGGACGTGGACGGCCACGACGCGCTGCTGCTGAACGGCCACTCCACCGGCGGGCTGATCGCCGCGCTGTGGGCCGACCGGGTGGCGGGGAAGGGCCTGGTGGACGGCCTGTTCCTCAACAGCCCGTTCTTCGACCTCGCCGAGCCGCTGGTGCTGCGCAAGGCCGGTGCGGGGCTGGCGCGGGCGCTGCGGTCCCGGTTCCCGAAGGCGAAGCTGCCGGCGGGCGTGTCCGACCGGTACCCGCGCAGCATCCACCGCGAGCACGACGGCGAGTGGGAGTTCGACCTCGCCTGGAAGCCGCTGGTCGGGTTCCCGGTGCGGGCGGCGTGGCTGGCGGCCGTCCGGCGCGGGCAGTTGCGCCTGCACCGGGGCCTGGACGTGGACGTGCCGGTGCTGGTCATGGCCTCGACGCGGAGCGTCCGCCCGTCCCGCAGGGTGCTGGACGTGACGGCCGCCGACGCCGTGCTGGACGTCGAGCACATGGCCCGGTACGCGCCCCGGATCGGGCGGCACGTCACGCTCGTCCGGATCGACGGCGGCCTGCACGACCTGGTGCTGTCCGCCGAGCCCGCCCGGACCCGGGTGTTCGAGGAGCTGGCCCGCTGGACGAACGGCTACCTGCCCGCCCGCTGA